One region of Syntrophobacter fumaroxidans MPOB genomic DNA includes:
- a CDS encoding tetratricopeptide repeat protein, with translation MKGLKWVVPILLAVCAGMAAAGSFLPVASGAQSDPQKAKVLEPISSSDLKPVPVPKLDNLEKAVREQLEEEQKKVDTAVATRSAGRQECAQAYVELGEMYHAYQLNDAAEACYRNALTLDPTRVEWNYNLAFLLQSVGRYPEAIELYGKVWRTQPDSYVLPIRVAECHKSLNQLKEAKDALEAAWRINPDGPAVLARMGEIALEEKRYEDAVKFLSSALDKQPAANLIHYQLAMAYRGLGDAGKAREHLAQRGIVGLQPPDPLKERLDKLVTGYRVHVLTGRRAYGAGRFEEAAEAFQRAVDANPDDVGARINLAAALAGLQKVREAMEQLQEAIRLSPQNSTAHFNLGLLRSHMGEYAESIKHFRIALEARPNDHQAHAALADALVREGKFGEAFDQYKAAVDLEPNLTAAWLQMSTMLTVADQHAEALAVLAEAHRRVPKNGPIKHAIARQLAASPELRLRDGRRALEMAMEVYGERANHEHARTVAMAHAETDQCGKAVEWQERALSLAKEESMPPEVMVTLNKNLDHFKTQRPCRVPGKQ, from the coding sequence ATGAAAGGGCTCAAGTGGGTCGTCCCGATTCTATTGGCCGTGTGCGCGGGCATGGCTGCCGCAGGCAGTTTTTTGCCGGTTGCGTCCGGGGCTCAGAGCGATCCGCAGAAAGCCAAAGTCCTCGAGCCCATCTCGTCGAGCGACCTCAAACCCGTCCCCGTTCCCAAGCTCGACAACCTCGAGAAGGCGGTGCGCGAACAACTGGAGGAAGAGCAGAAAAAGGTCGATACGGCGGTAGCCACCCGGAGCGCCGGAAGGCAGGAATGCGCCCAGGCATATGTCGAACTCGGCGAAATGTACCATGCCTATCAACTCAACGACGCAGCCGAGGCATGCTATCGCAACGCCTTGACACTGGACCCGACTCGTGTGGAATGGAACTACAATCTGGCTTTTCTTCTTCAATCGGTCGGCAGGTATCCCGAAGCAATCGAACTCTACGGGAAAGTGTGGCGGACCCAGCCCGATTCTTACGTTCTGCCAATCCGTGTGGCGGAGTGCCATAAGAGCCTCAACCAGCTCAAAGAGGCGAAGGATGCTTTGGAAGCGGCATGGCGGATAAACCCGGATGGACCTGCCGTATTGGCTCGAATGGGTGAGATTGCTCTCGAGGAAAAGCGGTATGAAGACGCGGTGAAATTTCTTTCTTCAGCCCTGGACAAGCAGCCAGCGGCGAACCTGATCCATTACCAGCTGGCCATGGCCTACAGGGGGCTCGGCGATGCCGGGAAGGCGCGCGAACACCTCGCGCAACGCGGAATTGTGGGATTGCAGCCGCCCGATCCGCTCAAGGAGCGGCTCGATAAGCTGGTAACCGGCTACCGCGTGCACGTCCTCACGGGGCGACGCGCTTATGGGGCGGGACGTTTCGAGGAGGCGGCCGAGGCCTTCCAAAGGGCCGTGGACGCCAATCCTGATGATGTGGGCGCCAGGATCAATCTCGCTGCGGCGCTGGCCGGTCTGCAGAAGGTGCGGGAAGCGATGGAGCAACTGCAGGAAGCAATTCGCCTGTCGCCGCAGAATTCGACCGCGCACTTCAATCTCGGCCTGCTGCGCTCGCACATGGGTGAATACGCGGAGTCGATCAAGCATTTCCGGATCGCGCTCGAAGCAAGGCCCAATGACCACCAGGCGCACGCGGCCCTGGCCGATGCCTTGGTTCGCGAAGGCAAATTCGGCGAGGCATTCGATCAGTACAAGGCGGCCGTCGATCTCGAGCCCAACCTGACGGCGGCATGGCTGCAGATGAGCACGATGTTGACCGTGGCGGACCAGCACGCCGAGGCGTTGGCGGTGCTCGCGGAAGCCCACAGGCGCGTTCCGAAGAATGGGCCGATCAAACACGCCATCGCGCGGCAGTTGGCCGCATCCCCCGAACTCAGGCTTCGAGACGGCAGGCGTGCTCTGGAGATGGCCATGGAAGTCTATGGGGAGCGTGCAAACCATGAACATGCCCGCACCGTGGCCATGGCCCATGCCGAGACGGACCAGTGCGGGAAGGCCGTCGAATGGCAGGAGCGCGCCCTCTCGCTCGCAAAGGAAGAATCCATGCCCCCCGAAGTGATGGTCACGTTGAACAAAAACCTGGATCATTTCAAGACCCAGCGCCCGTGCAGGGTTCCCGGGAAGCAGTAG
- a CDS encoding CRTAC1 family protein, giving the protein MRRVRFAGIIKRCFALTFALLFPATAFPAAALAATSAHARPAEQSSSSGPIFVDISETSGLDFVHFNGMSGEYYFPEMMGQGCAFLDYDNDGDLDVYLVQGSMLGPGKTLADALSPPRDSNPRHRLYRNDLTIGSDGSRTLRFVDVTDQSGINISDYGMGVATGDFNNDGWVDIFVTNLESTRMFYNNGDGTFTDVTEKSGTGGRLWATSASAFDYDRDGWLDLYVANYLDFDLVLNRKCYAPNSRRDYCGPSSFTPQSHRLFHNKGDGTFEDVTTRVLADYKAYAGLGVVALDVDGDGWPDIYVANDGYPNQLWLNREGKMFREDALFAGVALDRDGRPQGSMGIAVGDFDSDGDEDLFVTNIMGETNTLYANDGQGLFEDRTIATGLAAATVPYTSFGTGWIDYDNDGWLDLFMVNGAVLIIEELARAGDLYPLRQPKQLFRNEGGKRFVDITSDAGKDLFGPEVSRGLAFGDVDNDGDTDLLVANNNGHVRLYENKAGQQKKWLGLRLVDSQGKRDMIGALAGLKRAGMPTLWRRVRTDGSYCSANDPRLLFGLGDSETVDSIEIYWPDGTKEVWEKPTPMKYTTLKKGSVNKETGQ; this is encoded by the coding sequence ATGCGCAGAGTACGATTTGCCGGCATCATCAAGCGGTGTTTCGCTTTGACATTTGCGCTGCTCTTCCCGGCCACCGCATTCCCTGCGGCTGCTCTCGCGGCAACGAGCGCGCATGCTCGGCCAGCCGAACAATCCTCGTCGAGCGGCCCGATATTCGTGGACATCAGTGAGACTTCCGGGCTGGATTTCGTCCACTTCAACGGCATGTCGGGCGAGTACTACTTCCCGGAGATGATGGGCCAGGGCTGCGCGTTTCTCGACTACGACAACGATGGCGACCTGGACGTCTACCTCGTGCAGGGCAGCATGCTCGGCCCCGGGAAGACACTTGCCGATGCGCTTTCCCCGCCTCGAGATTCCAATCCCCGGCACCGTCTCTATCGTAACGATCTCACGATCGGCAGCGACGGCAGCAGGACCTTGCGTTTTGTGGATGTGACGGATCAGAGCGGAATCAATATCTCGGATTATGGAATGGGAGTTGCCACCGGCGATTTCAACAATGACGGCTGGGTCGACATCTTTGTCACCAACCTCGAGTCGACCAGGATGTTTTACAACAACGGTGACGGGACCTTTACCGATGTGACCGAAAAGTCCGGCACGGGCGGCAGGCTGTGGGCCACGAGCGCCTCCGCATTCGACTACGACCGGGACGGATGGCTCGATCTCTATGTGGCGAACTACCTCGATTTCGACCTGGTCCTGAACAGGAAATGCTACGCGCCGAACAGCCGCAGGGACTATTGCGGCCCGTCGTCTTTCACGCCGCAGTCCCACCGTCTTTTTCACAACAAAGGGGACGGGACATTCGAGGACGTGACGACGAGGGTGCTGGCCGACTACAAAGCGTATGCGGGACTGGGAGTCGTGGCCCTAGATGTCGACGGCGACGGCTGGCCGGACATCTATGTGGCCAACGACGGCTACCCGAATCAGCTCTGGTTGAACAGGGAAGGAAAGATGTTCCGGGAAGACGCCCTTTTTGCCGGTGTCGCTCTGGACCGGGATGGACGCCCTCAGGGCAGTATGGGGATTGCCGTGGGCGATTTCGATTCGGATGGCGATGAAGACCTCTTCGTAACCAACATCATGGGAGAGACCAACACCCTGTATGCCAACGACGGACAGGGTCTGTTCGAAGACCGGACCATAGCGACGGGGCTCGCTGCGGCCACCGTTCCATATACGTCGTTCGGAACCGGCTGGATCGATTACGACAACGACGGTTGGCTTGATCTCTTTATGGTAAACGGCGCCGTGCTGATCATCGAGGAACTCGCCAGAGCGGGAGACCTTTACCCGCTCCGTCAACCCAAGCAATTGTTCCGGAACGAAGGCGGGAAAAGGTTCGTCGACATTACCTCCGATGCCGGCAAGGATCTGTTCGGCCCGGAAGTCAGCCGGGGGCTTGCCTTCGGAGACGTGGACAACGACGGGGATACGGATCTCCTGGTCGCCAACAACAACGGCCATGTGAGGCTGTATGAGAACAAGGCGGGGCAGCAGAAGAAGTGGTTGGGCTTGAGGCTGGTGGATTCTCAAGGAAAGCGGGATATGATCGGGGCGCTGGCGGGCCTCAAGCGCGCCGGCATGCCGACTCTCTGGCGCCGCGTTCGGACGGATGGCAGCTATTGTTCGGCCAATGATCCGAGGCTCCTTTTCGGTCTGGGCGACAGTGAAACGGTGGATTCCATCGAGATTTACTGGCCGGACGGGACGAAAGAGGTATGGGAGAAACCGACGCCCATGAAGTACACTACGCTGAAGAAAGGCTCCGTGAACAAGGAGACCGGGCAATGA